A single Bufo bufo chromosome 6, aBufBuf1.1, whole genome shotgun sequence DNA region contains:
- the LOC121005405 gene encoding gastrula zinc finger protein XlCGF8.2DB-like isoform X2 produces MMEDNQPNTSPGGSSNRTAPERSPSHLYSQDSPEENHSVPEDHQAEDKLSIKVEDPEDKELYVMSDGRYEEKGVSADISTEISELGKTYGNCSESSNEKLDFAEHKRTQPKQKPYVCPECGDCFTFKGNLERHKRIHRGDRPFQCLECQKRFLHRSELVNHQKNHTGDKPYACLECGKSFIRKPVLMKHQRIHTVGKPFSCSECGKRFSLETRLFEHQKIHRNERPFSCSYCGKSFTQKAGLAEHQRIHTGENLFSCSECGKSFTKNSALIIHQRFHTGEKPFTCSLCSKSFTQKSDLIKHLRIHSGEKPFSCSVCAKRFTQKPDLLEHERIHTGEKPYSCLECGRCFTHRSNFVKHQIIHK; encoded by the exons GTGGGTCCAGTAACAGAACCGCTCCAGAGAGGTCTCCCAGTCATCTTTATTCCCAGGATTCTCCAGAGGAAAATCACAGCGTCCCAGAGGATCATCAG GCTGAAGACAAGCTGAGCATTAAAGTTGAAGATCCAGAGGATAAAGAATTATATGTTATGAGTGATGGCCGGTATGAAGAGAAAGGAGTTTCTGCAGACATCAGCACAG agattTCAGAACTGGGAAAGACCTACGGGAATTGCAGTGAATCTTCAAATGAGAAGTTGGATTTTGCGGAGCATAAAAGAACCCAACCCAAACAGAAGCCATATGTTTGTCCTGAATGTGGGGACTGTTTTACATTTAAGGGAAACCTTGAGAGACATAAGAGGATTCACAGAGGCGATAGGCCATTTCAGTGTCTGGAATGTCAGAAGCGCTTTCTTCATAGATCAGAACTTGTTAACCATCAGAAAAATCACACTGGAGACAAGCCGTATGCATGTTtggaatgtggaaaatcttttatTAGGAAACCCGTTCTCatgaaacatcagagaattcacacagtagggaagccattttcatgttctgaatgtgggaaacgGTTTTCCCTGGAAACTCGTCTCTTTGAACATCAAAAAATTCATAGAAATGAGAGACCGTTTTCATGTTCATATTGTGGGAAAAGTTTTACCCAGAAAGCAGGCCTTGCTGAACATCAGaggattcacacaggagagaaccttttttcgtgttcagaatgtgggaaatcatTTACCAAGAATTCTGCTCTGATTATACATCAGAGATTTCATACGGGAGAGAAGCCATTTACGTGTTCCTTATGTTCAAAAAGTTTTACTCAGAAGTCAGATCTTATTAAACATCTTCGAATCCACTCAGGAGAGAAGCCTTTCTCATGTTCAGTGTGTGCAAAGCGTTTTACCCAGAAGCCAGATCTTCTTGAAcacgagagaattcacacaggggagaagccatattcatgcttGGAATGTGGAAGATGTTTTACCCACAGATCAAATTTTGTGAAACATCAGATTATTCACAAATAG
- the LOC121005405 gene encoding gastrula zinc finger protein XlCGF8.2DB-like isoform X1, with the protein MMEDNQPNTSPGGSSNRTAPERSPSHLYSQDSPEENHSVPEDHQVDDAEAEDKLSIKVEDPEDKELYVMSDGRYEEKGVSADISTEISELGKTYGNCSESSNEKLDFAEHKRTQPKQKPYVCPECGDCFTFKGNLERHKRIHRGDRPFQCLECQKRFLHRSELVNHQKNHTGDKPYACLECGKSFIRKPVLMKHQRIHTVGKPFSCSECGKRFSLETRLFEHQKIHRNERPFSCSYCGKSFTQKAGLAEHQRIHTGENLFSCSECGKSFTKNSALIIHQRFHTGEKPFTCSLCSKSFTQKSDLIKHLRIHSGEKPFSCSVCAKRFTQKPDLLEHERIHTGEKPYSCLECGRCFTHRSNFVKHQIIHK; encoded by the exons GTGGGTCCAGTAACAGAACCGCTCCAGAGAGGTCTCCCAGTCATCTTTATTCCCAGGATTCTCCAGAGGAAAATCACAGCGTCCCAGAGGATCATCAGGTAGATGACGCTGAG GCTGAAGACAAGCTGAGCATTAAAGTTGAAGATCCAGAGGATAAAGAATTATATGTTATGAGTGATGGCCGGTATGAAGAGAAAGGAGTTTCTGCAGACATCAGCACAG agattTCAGAACTGGGAAAGACCTACGGGAATTGCAGTGAATCTTCAAATGAGAAGTTGGATTTTGCGGAGCATAAAAGAACCCAACCCAAACAGAAGCCATATGTTTGTCCTGAATGTGGGGACTGTTTTACATTTAAGGGAAACCTTGAGAGACATAAGAGGATTCACAGAGGCGATAGGCCATTTCAGTGTCTGGAATGTCAGAAGCGCTTTCTTCATAGATCAGAACTTGTTAACCATCAGAAAAATCACACTGGAGACAAGCCGTATGCATGTTtggaatgtggaaaatcttttatTAGGAAACCCGTTCTCatgaaacatcagagaattcacacagtagggaagccattttcatgttctgaatgtgggaaacgGTTTTCCCTGGAAACTCGTCTCTTTGAACATCAAAAAATTCATAGAAATGAGAGACCGTTTTCATGTTCATATTGTGGGAAAAGTTTTACCCAGAAAGCAGGCCTTGCTGAACATCAGaggattcacacaggagagaaccttttttcgtgttcagaatgtgggaaatcatTTACCAAGAATTCTGCTCTGATTATACATCAGAGATTTCATACGGGAGAGAAGCCATTTACGTGTTCCTTATGTTCAAAAAGTTTTACTCAGAAGTCAGATCTTATTAAACATCTTCGAATCCACTCAGGAGAGAAGCCTTTCTCATGTTCAGTGTGTGCAAAGCGTTTTACCCAGAAGCCAGATCTTCTTGAAcacgagagaattcacacaggggagaagccatattcatgcttGGAATGTGGAAGATGTTTTACCCACAGATCAAATTTTGTGAAACATCAGATTATTCACAAATAG